The genomic window TCAATATAAAGAAAGCTTACCATGAATTAAAGCTTTTTGCAATCTGACCATATTCTCTCAATAACTTTTCTCATGCAATGTCCCAGGTCTAGTTCTTGACTAGAAATGCAGGGCACTACCTTATAAAATGATAtgcctcttcattttcctttagaTAACTGTCATTTGAATTTCATAAACTTTTTAGTCTTCAAAGTTTAGTAAGCAGGGAACAAGGTCAGCAGACATTGGTATAGAAAAGATTATCTTTTCACTGCAGAGGGAAGGGGCAAGTAAAATTAGTGCCTGATGCACTgcaatctctcttttcctcctaatCAGTTCTGGGTATAACTCTGTTTTTGTGGCAGAGTGATGTGGGCTGCAATAGCAGACTGTGCAGGTGTTCTTCaccttctttttctattatagatacctttggcaatctggtgaaagtTGTGATTCCCTTttcaatatgtttttaaaagaagaaaataaaatacgtagAATGACAAACGACACTTTGTTTAAATCcacttatcaaaatatttgttaaaacaagaaaaagttcTTAGAACTCAAGTCTAAAAACATTTGAGAGTAAAGTTTTCCCCTAACTTTAGGTTTTCCAAAGCAAGAATTAGCACTTGAATTAACACTTATTGGGAAAGGTGCACAAGGGATAAACATTAGGGTGGAATAAACTGATACTTCTTCTACTTCAGAAATGCTGGAATTCTCTGATTAACATCCAGCTACTCTTTTCTTATTTAGAGAAACCTCTGCCTTTGTGTATTCAACTAAATGTATACACTTTCAGAGGATAAGGTTGTGTTTTGGCAACAGCACCCAATCTTTTCTCAGGAAAAAATGGGAGCCTGATAACGTAAGAGACTTCACTAAAGATTACAGTATTTCTGTGGCTACAACTCTGGACATTCTTCTTATGATAAAGTTTCCAActcaaatcatcatcatcatcatcatcatcatcatcatcatcatcatcatcatctttatcatcgTCATTCTCACTGCAGGCATGACATTCTCTATATTTGCAAAGCTCGTCAAAGTTTACAAAGACTACACTTTCCTGGCAGTCTCAGAAATCAGTCTTCTGTCAGTACCAGATTCTTGGTCTCTGTGTGTAATACAGAATAAAAAAACATGACAGTACAAACATAAGTGAAGCCCTTGAAACAACTTCACCATCAtaagttttatttgtttctttgtttaggACAAAATATGGGATTTTCATTTAcctgaaaaaattaaaatcatatgCTGACTCTTGTTCCATTATTCTTATTGACCTCTCTGCATGAAAAGTATGTCCTCATTAATGATGATTATGGTAATGATAGCTATTTCATGTATTTAGCACTCTAagctatataatatataatgctttagttttataaagcactttacaaacattatttccttttatcctctCAACAGCCCTTGcaagtagttgctattattatcctaactgtacagataaggaaataaagaagagacatttgcccagggtcacacttgtGGGGAGTGCCTAAGGCCAGACCTTAACTTAGTTCTGCCTAACTCCACATCCacttacctagctgcctcttggtTACTGTTGATGTTTAAAGTCTGAGATCATATGGCCTTCCCCTACATCTTACCTTACAATAAGCCCATGTATGGGCATGATAGGGGAGTGAAAGAAATGTATGCAAATTGAGCAATGTCTTTGATAACTCCTGTGAAGCATAACTTTGAGAAATGTTTGATGATGACTGATTAGGAATACATCAGTATCATGATattttaagcattcattaagaatttcaagaaaaatgcacaaaataataaaatatttcaaataatcaCTATgcatcctatgttatcctgacaATTCAAAAGAACAGTATGCCTTAACATAATCACACATGTCTACTTACAGAATAAGTCTTCTGGTATAAGTTTTCTGGCTTCCTACCTTCAAGcaatcataaaaataaatcttaaaagcTATTGATCTGAGGAATAAAAGTTtcaaaaagttttatttcttgAATAATACAGATACAGTCTTTTTATTCAAGTTTTGCTTACCCTTTAAGAAGATTTCAATTCATTAGACAGCTATGCATATTACAACTAGGAACCCTAAGGACAATAGTTCTAAGTTAAAACTCTAAGGAACAATTAAATTATCTCACTAGCTCATTCCAAATGTGACCTTTTGCATGTAATGTGTACTTTATGATGCATTTTGAACTACAGTCTCTCAAAGCTGAGAATATGTACAAAGAACTTACTGCTATAATCAATAAACTTAAAACAAAGTAACTATATCCCTTTGATATGATGGACAGAAGATTAttgagttttttgttgttttgtcatgttcaattcttcatgactttgggaggttttcttgcaaaggtactagagtggtttgccatttccttctccagctcaatttacagatgaggaaagtgaggcaaacaaggttaagtgacttgcccagagtcacacagctagtaaatgtttgaagccaaatttgaatttagggcCAAAGATTGTGGAGGGATCAAGTGACTGACAGTATACCCTCCCaccaccactggaagcagagaactactttgacaaagagctaaaaactcaaataaatgactggaaaaatgagcgaaaattggaaaaagaatcagacaatagtatcttactttggtgaaaaggaagcaagatcaaaaaggattttgaaaatcaagtaagacaagtagaagaaaaatttggaagaaaaatgagagtgatgcaagaaaatcatgaaaaacaaatcaactggTTTCTAAAGAAAATCCCCCAAAATAGCTAAAgataataacactttaaaaaatagactaacgcTAATGTtcaaagagacccaaaaagtcaataaggagaagaatgtcttaaaaagaagaattagccacatggaaaaggaggtccaaaccttcactgaagaaaatgatttcttccaGATTGTAATGGAGCAGATgcaagctaataactttatgaaaaatcaagaaattattttaaaaaataacaaaggaatgaaaaatagcaggcaatgtgtaatatctcattggaaaagcaattgacctggaaaatagacctaggagggacaatttaaaaattaatggactacccgaaagccatgataaaaaaaaagaacctagacatcatctttcaagaaattatcaaaataaattgCCCTAGTGTTTTAGaaaaagaggataaaataaaaatggaaagaatgcaccaattgtctcctgaaagagatttcaaaaaagtaactcctaggaatattgtagccaaattccagagctcctagataaaggagaaaatgttgcaagcagccagaaagaatcaattcaagtattgttgaaacacaatcaggataatacaaactctagcagcttctacattaagggattgaagggcttggaatatgatattccagaggccaaaggtgctaggattaaaaccaagaatcacctatccagcaaaactgagtacaatacttcaggggaaaaatttgtcattcaatgaaattgaggaatttcaagtattcttgatgaaaagaccagaactgagtgcaaaatttgactttcaaacacaagaaccaagagaagtgtgaaaaggtaaataggaaagagaaataatgagggacttactaaagctgaactatttacattcctatgtggaaagataatatttgttattcttgagacttttcccggtattagggtagttagagtaattatatatgtatgtatgtgtatatacatatatatatatatgcacacatgtatgtacatatatatatatgtatggcacaggatgaattgaatatgaagggatgatatctaaaaaataaaagaatgaggtaaaagagaaatatgttgggagaaggagaaaaggagaagtagaatggggcaaagtatctctcacattaaaaagacaagaaaaaactttttcagagGAGCGGATGGtggggggtgagagggaaagagtgaatctttCATCAGATTTagtttaaggagagaataacatgcacactcagtttgatatgaaaaattttcttacaatacaggaaagagttttcttacaataaaggaaagggaaggggataggcaGAGTGTTGGGAAGatgtagaagggagggcaaatggggtagggggtaattagaagtaaatattttttagtagagacagagtcaaaagagaaaatagaataaatgggggttaaataggatggaggaaaatatagtctttcacaacatgactgttatggaagacttttgcatgactatacatgtgtaacccatatcaaattgcttgccttctcaatggaggtgggtggagagggaaggaagaagagatattggaattcaaagttttagaaagcaaatgttaaaaaattgtttttatatgcaactggaaaataagacatacaggcatggggtatagaaatacatcttaaattcaatgtgTCACAAAACTGGatatattatctttcccctgGGTGTAATCCTTAATTCCTCACTAACCATCACCCCATATCTAAAACACTGTCATATCCAGTTGACAATTCCTAACATCTCTCATATGCACACCTTCTCACCTCAACCTCAACCACCTGCTACAggcctcatcacttcatgcctttTAAAATAACCCTCTGGCTGATCTCTCTGACTCTAATCTCCTCCCTCTCCAGACCATCCTCCATTTAACTGTCAAAGTGATCCTCCTAAAGCATTTCCTAAAGGTCTGACCACAACACACTCTAATATCCTGTGGCTCCCTTTTACCTTggagaacaaatataaaattctctgtttagcTTATAAAAGTCTTTTATAATGTAACTCCTGCTGATTTTTCCACCACTAAACAATCTAGTGACTAAGGTCTTCTTTTTATTCCTTGCACAAGATGTTCTATTTCCTGCTAGTGCATGTCACTTACTATTCCTTATGCCTGAAATTCTATCCCCCTTCAATTTTGTTCCTTAGCTTCTGTAGCATCCTCTAAGTTTCATCTACAATCCCACTTTAGGAAAAAAAGCCTCTCTCCATTCTCCTGTAACACTAGTTGTCCGTAATTTATCCTGTACAGATATTGTCCGTATGTAGTCATTTGTATGTTATCTAATTAGACTATGAccatcttgagggcagggacaaatttttgcctttctttgtatctccagtgcttaacaaaatacctggaacacagtaagcatttaataaatgccttttgacttGATAAAACTTGATTACATGACGATATCATTGTTGTTCGATCATTTCAACAGTGtctgactccttttggggtttacTTACCAAAGATATTGTAAGggtttgacatttcctcctctagcttattttacagatcaggaaactgaggcaaaaattgTCTTGCCTAGGGTTATGCAACTAACAAATATCTTGGACCagatttgaaatgaggtcttcctGCCTTGAAGCCAGGCTCTATATTCACGGTGCCATCTAACTGTCCCTATTTACATAAATCCCCTGCTCAAAAAACTTTCAAGGACTCCTTATTGATTACTAAGTAATATCCAAACTCCTTTACTTGACATTCAAGACCTTCTGCATTCTCACACCGTTTTGCCTTTTCAGATTTATCTCAATTGATTTCAATTCACATGCCCTACAATACAGACAAATGGGACTACCATCTGATAATATCGGTTCCCTGTTGAAAAATctgcaatggctccctattcCAGGACAAAGTTGAACTTGGCAATTGACCTTGTAACTCTTCTCCAGACTTATTTTGTAGTCCATGTTGAATCCAGACTTGTCTATAACGTGTTCCATGAAGTTGAAATTCTCATCTCCAGTCTACATTCCTTTGCATTGGTTGTCTCCCTTTAtagaatgcatttttttcctcactttcaTCTCTTCAAATCCCTCAGTTATTTCTTTGGaagctcaactcaaatgccatTTGTTGAGCTCCCCTCCTGCTCAAAAACTATATTTACTCTCTGTGTACTTGTTATatcttcccagtagaatgtaagcttcttaaaggcagtgacaacttcacttttgtctttgtatcctggaGCCCAAGACATTTCTTATATTTAGTAGGATTTTAGCAAATATTATTcagttgaattgagttgaattgataTTATTTGCAATGGTGAGAGATGATATCATAGAATTATCAGAGAACTATTTGGGTGATTTTCACTGTAGGGAGGTAACTTCCAATAATCCTAATTTCTAATTAGACTTATGGAAGCTGAGGTTTAATTGACTGTAATACTGAGGGAGTGAAATAGACTTGTGTATGAACTTTTAAGTTCAATTTTGTAAATTATGACAACACCTGACATTTTAAAAGGGGAGTGAGGTAGATTACCTAAAATCACAACAGGTGAAAAGGGCCAGGAAGATGCCAGGATTGGCCCAGAGATGGAAATAAAATCACTCTTAACCAGTAAATAACTTTGAGGAAGGAGGGGATGACAAAGAGTTCAAGAATAAATAGGTTCCAAGAAAATAAGCAAGCATTAAGGGATAACAGGCTCTGCCCTTGTCCTAACTTAAATTTTGTAAGATTTCCTTCTTTGTGAAGAATCAGATTTCTAAAGCCAAGGGAGGCAAGAGAGAATAGGGGTTTGGTCTAAGCAAAACAGTTACtaggaataaaataattcctttattCTAGGGTTTTTCCTGAATACAGGAACCATGCTATGAGAAATAGCTCAATCACCCCAAAGTACAAGTTCTCTCAACTTTCAATCATCCTTTTGAAGACAGTGAGGGGTTCGGAATTTAAAAATTGGATTTCCTTGCATGTATCTCCTCTGTTCTCCCCTTTAAGTGtatggaggagggggaaggggtgtGTTTGAAGAGAAGACAACAGAGCTCAAAACATTTAGTGCATGATAGATTCCACTGAGCTCTGGTCAAAACACTAAGATTAGGTGAAATATAACAGATTCAGAGATAGGCAGAGTTGCAATAGAATATCcattaataaacattaaatattagCTATATGCCAATTTGTTACTAATATTTACTGTATTTAaacactaagaatacaaagaaagagtaAAACTAGGACACGCCCACAAAGAGATTACGTtctaaatgggggaaaataacataTATTTAATAGTACCATACAGAATACCCAGAGagtgaataaaacaaaaacttggAAAGGCACTAGTGTCTGGGATGACTGGATTAGGTTTTTACAGAGCTATTATGGTTTGGTAAATACATATCAAATATATTGTTTGTTTTCCAAACCAGAcagtcttcctcttcttttctgggTCAGCATCCTGATGAATCCTCAGTTCATCTTTGATATCAAGAAGATGCCCCACATAGAGGGCCCCTGCTTAAGGACTCTTCTGGATCCTCCTGGTTTTAGAgtcattatcaatagtaactgttgctgtttccctaccagcctttctttttcttggcctcattaaagggcaTTAAAagggctacttcttaaacaggcctactCAACGAATAGGCATTACCTCACCACAAGTGactacctgcaaagaccttggcctaaagagaccgaggtctcccagtgcatcctaggtcatctccagtcatcctgatgaatatctagtcactggattcagagggctctggagcagaagtgaggatGGTTatcctcagccctccctcactcaaaacaaactcaagtgcaagtcatatcatttctctgatagcatggtcttcttcagcaacaaaggatgaacacaaatcaAATATACCCTCTTAGAGTCGGAGGttcttggacagacttcaagcagtccatgaacttggaggcaaaatacatgtatgtacacgGAGTGGAGGAATACATACCCTctgtggggaggaaaggaaaaggaaggtaaGGAAAATCACTATAACTTAATAAAGACACATCAGATGAATAGAATTCGaagatggaggaagggatggcAGTATAGATATCTCATGAACCTCATATTTATCTGAATccgaaaaagaaaaactgaacataacttttaaataaaaagagacagagataaacacagaagatggaaagagacagagacaagagaggaTGCATCAAATGAAAGCAGTAAGCTCAAAACAAAGTAGGAGTGGACAGTGATAAGGATGAACCAAGTTTTCCATAATGCTGTTTCAGAGTCTCTCTTCTTCTGTAGTCAGAGCTCCAGGGCTATCTTGATGATCAACCATTTTTCTCCTGCTTTCAtaggattacatacacacatacacacacacacagacacacagacacacacacacacacacacacacacacacacaccatctggGCTCTGGATGCTGCTCAATACATGGGAGAGGTGTTGGTGGGAGGGGTAAGGAGGACAGGGTAGTAGGTAAGGTAAtagtcaaaaacaaaactaactcCAGgatcaaagggaaagaaataaatggagggggggggcaggaaataaaaggaagaaatggtaaAAATCTGAGATTGGGGAAAGTCAAGaatagaacaaaaaaatgaagtggaaaCAGCCTACTTTATTTACAGATTATAAGTTTATTTACAGATTATAAGTAAATTCTTTCTTTACCACTTCCTTCTTGTTTCTAAAAAGGAGTTGGAAAGagtgaaaaaaggaggaaggatggaggaaaCTATACAGTTTACTATCATAACAGTGAGCACAAATGGGACGACCTTAACTAGACAATGGCAGAAAATAGCAGGACAAATTAGGAAGCAGAATCGATTAATAAGAAATACTCTTGAAATATAATGATCCTCAAAGATGGACTGAATAAAAATGTGTTAGGTTTTAGTtaaaccaaaaaggaaaacaaaaacatatgGTAGTGATCATACTTTGAGATGTCTTCAGCGAATATAGACATAAGaaaaagagataagcagagaaataaatttaTAGTTAAAGATTGCAGAGATGATTACCTCAatacttaaaattaaaatattaaaataattgacaTTTTCTAATTCTCTAAAGCACCTTTAGAATaatgaattatcatttttttccttgagaaagaaaaatgtcttttCTGGGGGCACTCTTGACATGCTTATTTCTCAAAGTATAGATAAGAGTGTTCAAGGTAGGACTCACTGTAGAGTAAAGCATAGCTATGATCTTGCCTTACTCTGGGAAGTAGCTCGAGTCTAGGCTTACATAAACATAGGCTATGATTGAGTCACTACactgaggggagaggggaagatagAAAAGGTTTTTCTGTTATCCTCTGTTGTCCAATTCCTGTGATGTTGAAGTTGTTGAAGCCATAGAGCAGCATGGTAAACAAGAAATACATATCAGCAAAGAATATCAGCCATGATGCTCTTGATGTCAATTCTTTATTTGGaggagcaggagacaagcagtATAGAGGAGATCTCACAGAGAAAATGACCAGTGACAATTGGTGCATAGAATGACACTTCCAAGAAGATGCTGGTGTTTGCTCCAGTACCAAATGAGTTGATCCACTACACCCGCACCCTCAAAGTCATAGCCATGGAGAAACAAACTTACCTATCTATTATTGTTCTACgattatgaaaaacaaaatctgaGAAAGGCCACAAGCCAATCATAACCCATaaccatgaagagttggaccagTATTTCAGCTTCTTGTCTCTAAGCGCTGCATCAAAAAAAAGGGGCAGGGGAATCTTGATGTTTTGCTTTGGTCCTGTGGGTTTTACATACTAaacttctctttatttatttgtggAGCTACTTTGATATGAAATGGTAATCTTAAATGTAGTTAGAGATGTCAATGAATTGTGATTCATATTTTGAAAGGCATTCCATAGTCAATGAGATTAGAGAGCAATTTTAGGGATTGAGTACATTTAAATAAATGACTTCACTTTGAATTCACACTGAATTCACACTAATCTACTTTTTTATATGTTCTATTCAGGTTTTAAGATCAgacattttctctctcatttccaaccccttccccctttctctgtctatctatccatctctctgtctctcttatacTTTACCATTTCCATTGCTGAAAGAGCAAAAGGAGGAGAGATCATCCACCATGTGATTCTGCTCTACTAGACTACCAAATTTCCCTGCAGACCCTTTTCATCTGCATTTCCACTCAAAATTGATTACAGGGTTCTATAAACTGCATACTTATGGGTCCAAGAACAACTTATCGTTCATACTCTAGAACCTGAGATTATATAATAAGAAAAACCTTTGGGATATTAGAAAATCAATTAAAGTCTTAGGACTTCCCATCATTAGTATAAGAATACACCTTTCCAAATCAATCCAGTCCAGAAACTTATAAATTTGCAAGCCTTCACTTACTAAATTGAGGAACTTTTCTGAGGGCTTCCCTGACATCCTTGTTCCTCAAAGTGTAGATGAGTGGGTTTAAGGTGGGGCTAATGGCTGTGTACAACACAGCCACCACCTTTGCACTTTCAGGGGAATAGCTGGAGATAGGACTTACATAGGCATAAAACACAGTGCAGTAATACATAGTGACCACAATCAGGTGAGAGGAGCAGGTAGAGAATGCTCTCTTCTTGCCCTCTCTGGTCCGGATTTTCATGATGCTGGAGATGATAAAGCAGTAAGACACTATggtcagaaggaaattcagaactgaaaagaagaCATCAGCAAGGACTGTCATGATATCGTTCACATACGTAGAGGTGCAAGAGAGAAGTAACACAGGAGGTATTTCACAGAAGAATTGATTAATGATGTTGGGGCCACAGAATGATAAGCGAATCATAAGCCCAGTATTGATGGTAGTGTTAAGTCCACAAATGCTCCATACTCCAACTGCCAGAAGGACacaaattttcttcttcatcatggTGCTGTAGTGAAGGGGGTGGCAGATGGCCACATACCTGTCATAAGCCATGGCTGTGAAAAGTAGGAGCTCACCAGATACAGACCAGATGAGAAAGTATACCTGGGCCATGCATCCACCATAGGAGATggtctttttttctgaaaccaggtTTCCCAACACCTTGGGAAGAACAGAGGTGGTGCACATGATGTCTAACATAGACAAGTTGACTAGGAAAAAATACATAGGGGTGTGAAGAACAGAGCTCCAAATGACCAGAACAATGATCAGGATATTCCCAGTGAGTGCAGCTGtatataaggaaaagaaagtgcCAAAGAGAAAGATCCTTAGTGGAACACTATCTGAGAAACCTTGAAGGATGAACTCAGTTATCTGTGTCTGGTTATTCAGCAACATGCTGTTCAGAGCAGaattttctccactttttctcttgctttcttccaATATCAGTTGAAATAGTCACATAACTCTCTGGTTCTCTTTCTCAATTTGCTGAATTTTAtgagaaaacatattttttttaaaattaatctatgGACAACATACAGGAATAAACCAAGTGATCCAATAATTATTGcttatatacagagagagagagagagagagagagagagagagagagagagagagagagagagagagagagagagagagagagaattggggttaagtgacttgcccagggtcacacagataataaatatgaagtgcttgaggctagttttgaactcagattctcctgtctctaaggtcagtgctctatccactataccacctagctacccctttcTCTATTCAAAATATTAAGCCTCTTTTACTATGATTTTTCAATCCTTCAATGCTGTTAAAATGTTGCTTCATGTTTGTCATCCATATTATCTTTCTCACTTTTGTTTTATCTTATTCAGAGTATGATTATAACCCCCAATAAAATTTATAGAGGTCACATTTGGGGAGCAGACATGGAAAGAATTTGGACCACTATAATACTTGTCCACCATTTTTGTCCACAAATAAAAACTCAAGTATTCTGTCAGCTTGGCAGTTTTCCAAACaatttacttaatattttattttccttacagAAATATATATTTGGAACTTCACTATTTACTACCTCTTGGCTATAATTTATTAACATGCTAAATTAGGATTATCCTGAAACATAAGGTGATATGTCCTACATGACCActcttggagtgaggaagatgttGATTCAGGCCCTAATTCTAATATTTTCGATCTGGGTAACCACAGGCAAATCTTTTTACCTCTCACTATCTGAGACTACTCTGTATGACTAAAAGTTACCTACAAGTTGACTAAATTCAAtccatgtaaagtgcttttatgTCTTGAATGTAAAATGTCCACCTTGAGTGTACATCAGTGAAATCAGAACTCCAAACCCTAACAAGGATGCAAAAGACTTTTCCAGGCAGCCATCCCAGGGAAGATATTCAGAGAAATATTGATTTAGACAGACCTTTTACTACCTCTAAACAAAATTGTTACTGACCTATGCAAGCATTCTGAGCAGTCTgaggatgattttttaaaatattgtctaGTGTGGAATTttctgaaaaaatttttaaagtctaAAAACCTATTTTCTCTTACACCTACTCAGACAACTATGGTACTATTTCTTCTCTTACAGAAACTACATTTCCATTCCTAAGATAGTTCAGTCTTTGTAAAAGGTTTAGGATTTCCTTTATCTGTTAAGATTTTTGGCTTGATTGATTAATCACAAACCACATCCTATGTATCTTAATTTCACCAGTCATCTTACAGGTGATCATAGCTTAGTGCAGGACACCCTGTGTAGTTAACCTTAAGTTCTTAGATACTGGCAAGCATTtcaatttatcaatttttttttgagaagtagCTTGTTGTTTTTACGTGTCAATGCCCTAGTCAAATGTCTACAAAGCTTATGcttgaaagacctgagtttgaatcttttgGTTGATTCTTAGAAACCATGTAATCCTGGCATCTCTGAGCCTtaaattcctcttccataaaataggGGATCAGGCTTAATGCcctctaaagtcttttccctGACTCAATCTATAATCCTGTGCAAATGGGAAGGATATTATTTGTACTAccaacctcagagatcattttattttattttctcatccataGGAGAGGGCATGATGGAATGAAATTAGCCCTGTACTTGCAGTCAAAGAACCTTCTTTCAAATACTAAATCTGCTATTCActgtttgtgtgaccttgtgAAAGTCATCAATACTGCCAATCTACTTCAAAAACAATGCAGAATACTGAATCAATTTCCTTGCATTTTCTAATAGCTGCTTATTTCAAGAAGCAGGCATTTTTTCTTGTCCCAAAAGCCAACATCTAAATATTCCACTGGTAAGGCATTCTG from Notamacropus eugenii isolate mMacEug1 chromosome 1, mMacEug1.pri_v2, whole genome shotgun sequence includes these protein-coding regions:
- the LOC140524918 gene encoding olfactory receptor 13A1-like; its protein translation is MLLNNQTQITEFILQGFSDSVPLRIFLFGTFFSLYTAALTGNILIIVLVIWSSVLHTPMYFFLVNLSMLDIMCTTSVLPKVLGNLVSEKKTISYGGCMAQVYFLIWSVSGELLLFTAMAYDRYVAICHPLHYSTMMKKKICVLLAVGVWSICGLNTTINTGLMIRLSFCGPNIINQFFCEIPPVLLLSCTSTYVNDIMTVLADVFFSVLNFLLTIVSYCFIISSIMKIRTREGKKRAFSTCSSHLIVVTMYYCTVFYAYVSPISSYSPESAKVVAVLYTAISPTLNPLIYTLRNKDVREALRKVPQFSK